A single genomic interval of Terriglobus albidus harbors:
- a CDS encoding carboxypeptidase-like regulatory domain-containing protein → MAQTTSSLSGTVQDGTGAIIPEARVVLTNTATNEIRRLETNSSGYFNFAGIVPGSYTVAITAEGFRGYQQQNVVLNPGDTRSLPNLVLSPGAATETVTINSSAEAIAPEDSGERSALLDAKDIERIPLASRNFSELLKVLPGVTTTSTGTGNGTGFDFTDAGSSGSAVGVGLNTNGAPYRGGTAYLLDGANIIDPGCACWSIATVNPDMTQEVKVQSSNFGADAAQGPVVINVISKAGGAAFHGQAYLYTRNAILNANTWQNKHSTSPTARPDAQYYYPGGSIGGPILIPGTGFNKDHKLLFWAGYEAFRQTLPASSPLQSYVPSTAMRAGNFSLTDSANAALCKTSTGNDFCSSLNGGYAPDGTPLTGTQIPSSYLDPGALALLKLFPTANADPSGNSGGYNYYLQPTNVHNGYIYRGRVDYNLSDRNKFFVSYQYGSDSATSVSHIWWTPSYSVAYPGGPLISPTHSHVLSGSYIHVFNGASTNELRVAVGWLDNPFTGSNLQAMSKSAVGYSYNTVYNGASSFVPSINSPGARTLPDISQPDIFQQGGTYNSIKKSPSVADDFTVVYKTHTFKMGGFWSLAGNKQGTYGSANGALSFGSGVKVDQVTGNKIGTANPLANFLMGITSGFSQNSTNPVTDMYYNTGAGYILDNWKVMPGLTLNLGLRIEHLGRWQDASGTGMAVWRSDKYASELGAGKAYPGVSWHALDSSLPNGGSPVQTLFLSPRLGLAYDLHRNGKTVFRGGWAQYRWNDQFNDYGGPLQTALGVKTYNSTGGQAITLKEISALSSSGSSLGSLPSSVYVTDPNDDKVGVTNAYNFTISQRLPKAMLLEVAYVGNDTQNILMGGQSNGSGVGGSNFVNQNKIPLGGLFKADPVTGVAAPSDPENIPNLVNYFPYYKGYGSNAITMASHLGYSNYNAAQFSLIRMTGRATYNINYTFSKALGIVGSTLDAFNVRNNYGVLNIDRPHVINTSYAFDLGRWVHGNPLLGGAVNGWTLSGTTTWQAGGNMQANLGQNLGMTVYNSTLGHYITSNTYYGTPSQTVLPVTTCNPNSNLGTYQHINLNCITAPQLGQVGVRQLPYLSLPSYLNSDLGIYKKFQITEHQGVEFRATAFNFLNHPLPGYSSSSLVQPKLVTTDNRTFTSQVSNVGRGVTDAKYTQRTMLLAVKYTF, encoded by the coding sequence ATGGCGCAAACGACGTCGAGTCTTTCCGGAACAGTGCAGGATGGGACCGGAGCAATCATTCCCGAAGCCCGCGTTGTGCTGACGAACACTGCCACGAACGAAATTCGTCGGCTGGAGACCAATTCGTCAGGCTATTTCAACTTTGCGGGAATCGTTCCCGGAAGCTACACCGTTGCCATTACCGCGGAGGGATTTCGTGGATATCAGCAACAGAATGTCGTTCTGAATCCGGGCGATACGCGATCGTTGCCAAATCTGGTGCTGTCGCCGGGAGCGGCGACGGAGACCGTCACCATTAACAGCAGTGCGGAAGCGATTGCGCCCGAGGACTCCGGTGAGCGCTCAGCCTTGCTGGATGCGAAAGACATCGAGCGGATTCCGCTTGCGAGCCGAAACTTCTCAGAGCTGTTGAAGGTGTTGCCGGGGGTAACGACAACCTCGACTGGAACAGGGAACGGCACCGGCTTCGACTTTACCGATGCGGGATCCTCGGGATCGGCTGTCGGTGTGGGGCTGAATACGAACGGTGCGCCGTATCGTGGAGGAACAGCATATCTGCTGGATGGCGCCAACATTATTGATCCAGGTTGCGCCTGCTGGTCGATCGCGACCGTGAACCCCGATATGACGCAGGAGGTAAAGGTTCAGAGCTCCAACTTCGGGGCCGATGCGGCGCAGGGGCCGGTCGTCATCAACGTCATCAGCAAGGCCGGCGGAGCAGCATTCCATGGCCAGGCTTATCTATACACACGCAACGCTATCCTTAATGCCAATACCTGGCAGAACAAACACAGCACATCGCCGACGGCACGTCCGGATGCGCAGTACTACTATCCGGGTGGCAGCATCGGTGGTCCGATTCTGATTCCAGGTACCGGCTTCAATAAAGACCACAAGCTTTTGTTCTGGGCTGGTTATGAAGCATTTCGCCAGACACTGCCGGCATCGTCACCTCTGCAGAGCTATGTACCGAGCACAGCGATGCGGGCAGGAAACTTCAGTCTGACGGACTCTGCCAACGCCGCGCTGTGCAAGACGAGCACCGGCAACGACTTCTGCTCGTCACTGAATGGTGGCTACGCTCCCGATGGAACACCCTTAACTGGGACCCAGATTCCATCCTCGTATCTTGATCCCGGGGCGCTGGCGCTGTTGAAGCTCTTCCCCACAGCGAATGCTGATCCATCCGGCAATTCGGGTGGATACAACTACTATCTGCAGCCCACCAACGTTCATAACGGTTATATCTATCGCGGACGCGTGGACTACAACCTGAGCGACCGCAACAAATTCTTTGTCAGTTATCAGTACGGTAGCGACTCCGCGACATCTGTCTCGCATATCTGGTGGACTCCGTCGTATTCGGTGGCTTATCCCGGCGGGCCACTCATCAGCCCGACCCATTCACATGTGCTGAGCGGAAGCTATATTCACGTCTTCAACGGAGCGTCAACCAACGAGCTGCGTGTTGCCGTAGGTTGGCTCGACAATCCGTTCACCGGTTCAAACCTGCAGGCGATGTCGAAGAGCGCGGTCGGGTACAGCTACAACACGGTGTATAACGGCGCATCTTCATTCGTGCCTTCCATCAACTCTCCTGGCGCCAGAACCCTTCCTGACATCTCACAGCCGGATATCTTCCAACAGGGAGGAACGTACAACTCCATCAAGAAGTCTCCATCGGTGGCGGATGATTTCACCGTGGTGTACAAGACTCACACCTTCAAGATGGGTGGCTTCTGGAGCCTGGCTGGCAATAAACAGGGAACCTATGGTTCTGCAAATGGGGCCTTGTCGTTCGGCAGTGGTGTGAAGGTCGATCAGGTTACCGGCAACAAGATCGGCACCGCCAATCCACTGGCGAACTTCCTGATGGGTATCACCAGCGGGTTCTCGCAGAACAGTACCAATCCGGTGACCGATATGTACTACAACACCGGCGCCGGATACATTCTGGATAACTGGAAGGTCATGCCAGGACTTACCCTCAACCTCGGTCTGCGTATTGAGCACCTGGGCCGCTGGCAGGATGCTTCGGGGACAGGCATGGCTGTGTGGCGTTCCGATAAGTATGCTTCGGAGCTTGGCGCAGGCAAGGCATATCCCGGCGTCTCCTGGCATGCTCTCGACTCAAGCCTGCCGAATGGTGGATCCCCGGTGCAGACACTGTTTCTGTCGCCAAGGCTTGGTCTGGCCTACGATCTCCATAGGAACGGAAAGACCGTCTTCCGCGGAGGCTGGGCGCAATATCGCTGGAACGATCAGTTCAATGACTACGGCGGCCCGCTGCAGACGGCGCTTGGTGTGAAGACGTATAACTCGACGGGCGGGCAGGCGATTACGTTGAAAGAGATCAGCGCGCTCTCGTCGTCCGGCTCTTCCTTGGGATCGTTGCCTTCGAGTGTCTATGTCACCGATCCCAATGACGATAAGGTCGGTGTGACGAACGCATACAACTTCACCATCTCGCAGCGGTTGCCGAAGGCGATGCTGCTGGAAGTGGCCTACGTTGGTAACGACACACAGAACATCCTGATGGGTGGACAGAGCAACGGATCAGGCGTCGGTGGATCGAACTTCGTCAACCAGAACAAGATTCCTTTGGGAGGCTTGTTCAAAGCAGATCCGGTAACCGGCGTTGCAGCGCCAAGCGACCCAGAGAATATTCCCAATCTTGTGAACTACTTTCCTTACTACAAAGGCTATGGAAGTAATGCCATCACCATGGCCTCCCATCTTGGTTACTCCAACTACAACGCGGCACAATTCAGCCTGATTCGGATGACCGGACGGGCTACGTACAATATCAACTACACCTTCTCCAAAGCGCTTGGCATCGTCGGCAGCACGCTCGATGCGTTCAATGTCCGCAATAACTATGGGGTGTTGAATATCGATCGCCCTCACGTGATCAATACGTCTTACGCCTTCGATCTCGGGCGGTGGGTGCACGGGAATCCGTTGCTCGGCGGCGCGGTGAATGGATGGACACTCTCAGGCACAACAACCTGGCAGGCGGGTGGCAATATGCAGGCCAACCTGGGGCAGAACCTGGGCATGACGGTCTATAACAGCACGCTCGGACACTACATCACTTCGAATACCTACTACGGAACACCATCGCAGACGGTGCTTCCTGTGACGACATGCAATCCCAACTCGAACCTGGGAACCTACCAGCACATCAATCTGAACTGCATTACAGCTCCCCAACTGGGACAGGTAGGGGTGCGCCAGCTTCCATATCTGAGCCTGCCTTCGTACCTCAACTCGGATCTGGGCATCTACAAGAAGTTCCAGATCACGGAACATCAAGGCGTTGAGTTCCGTGCGACGGCTTTCAACTTCCTGAACCATCCACTGCCGGGTTACAGCTCAAGCAGCCTGGTGCAGCCCAAGCTGGTGACGACTGACAACAGAACGTTTACCTCGCAGGTTTCCAATGTGGGGCGCGGCGTGACCGATGCGAAGTACACGCAGCGCACAATGCTGTTGGCGGTGAAGTACACCTTCTAA
- a CDS encoding ROK family transcriptional regulator has protein sequence MSSTLANSREPRISRPANLRRSNNRALLQLVRENSPCSRADLVRMSGLSAPTVTAAIADLEALELIEYLGEGISSGGRPAELLRFRPEHAYVAGADIGGTRLRMMLADLDGRPVAQWACKLGAREKDPVSICHLLRGGLTQMCAQAKVSLKKVKHLTVGAPGVTDVARGVVLSAPNLTGWDEVQLRALLEDQLGFEVIAENDTNLAAVGEHWHGAAENVDDFVFIAMGTGVGAGIFLGGQVHHGSAWSAGEIGYLGVPGMPREPLEMHRTGQLESVIGGAGIEAQWREELDRVTRVDAELRALRASQIFDRAASGDVQGKAVLKNTARILADAIATITLLFNPSLVVMGGGIGSHLALCEAVGGVLAESDFPHPRVRCSVLGPEAQLYGSVALSLQAMDSKLLG, from the coding sequence ATGTCCTCTACGCTTGCCAATTCGCGTGAGCCGCGTATCTCTCGTCCGGCAAATCTGCGCCGTTCGAACAATCGGGCCCTTCTTCAACTGGTACGGGAGAACTCCCCCTGTTCCCGTGCTGATCTTGTACGCATGTCAGGGTTATCTGCTCCGACCGTCACTGCCGCGATTGCGGATCTGGAGGCGTTGGAGCTGATCGAATATCTCGGGGAGGGAATCTCCTCCGGCGGGCGTCCTGCGGAGCTGCTTCGCTTCCGTCCGGAGCATGCCTACGTCGCCGGCGCCGACATTGGAGGAACGCGTTTGCGCATGATGCTAGCCGACCTGGACGGTAGGCCGGTGGCACAGTGGGCATGCAAGCTGGGAGCGCGGGAGAAGGATCCCGTTTCGATCTGCCATCTGCTTCGCGGTGGACTCACGCAGATGTGTGCGCAGGCAAAGGTCTCCCTCAAGAAGGTAAAACATCTGACCGTGGGTGCGCCTGGTGTGACCGATGTGGCTCGCGGCGTCGTGCTATCTGCGCCGAACCTGACTGGATGGGACGAAGTTCAGTTGCGTGCTCTGCTGGAAGATCAGCTTGGGTTCGAGGTGATTGCAGAGAACGACACGAATCTCGCCGCCGTGGGGGAGCACTGGCACGGCGCCGCTGAGAACGTCGACGACTTTGTGTTTATCGCCATGGGAACCGGTGTCGGCGCGGGCATCTTTCTTGGTGGCCAGGTCCATCATGGCTCTGCGTGGAGCGCCGGCGAAATCGGCTATCTCGGCGTTCCTGGAATGCCGCGTGAACCCCTGGAGATGCACCGCACTGGCCAACTGGAGAGTGTGATCGGCGGAGCCGGGATTGAGGCTCAGTGGCGGGAGGAGCTGGACCGTGTAACCCGCGTTGACGCTGAGCTTCGTGCCCTTCGAGCTTCGCAGATTTTCGATCGAGCTGCCTCCGGCGATGTACAGGGGAAAGCCGTACTGAAGAACACGGCGCGCATACTGGCCGATGCCATTGCGACGATCACATTGCTCTTCAACCCATCACTGGTCGTCATGGGGGGAGGCATTGGATCGCACCTGGCGTTGTGTGAAGCCGTGGGTGGTGTCCTCGCGGAGAGCGACTTCCCGCATCCGCGTGTGCGATGTAGTGTGCTAGGGCCCGAGGCCCAGCTCTATGGTTCCGTGGCTCTGTCACTTCAAGCCATGGACAGCAAGCTGCTGGGTTGA
- a CDS encoding capsule assembly Wzi family protein: MAIALVLLIMHPEIGTAQDNASVYESNQLGKDWARLDAYGSTNVPMDSWVYPALERLANLGLIPSQSISIRPWSRNECRRQLREAESNYLTISPGDRVMDEAEGLISDLKQEFDLAAETPAAEVESIYARVGTIAGPALSDGFHFGQTWRNDYGRPLGRGNSALAGFSVRANHGRFFFYDRQELQYGPGKTAITPALSELFNQLDMAPFGSAPVNPFPVSPATGAIVRQRPIELYAGFSFMGAQLSFGKQQLYWGPTQSGPFSFSSNAEPTYNLRLVSTRLRVVPFLNGAVTYRYDLVFGKLSGHKFPARPYFNGQKVELTFLNHLEVGFTRWSLLWGVGHPMTLGSLKRNLDSGVSTGATFLYGDRTDPGDRKGGFDLRLHVPGLEKYLTIYTDGFADDDPNPIDAPRRAAWSPGFYLSQLPYLRHMDLRFEVPSSMEMSEDEGGTRFFINNQYRDANTNKGFLLGNAVGRDARAYEVSTTYWQSGRTTYTALFRHVQGGRMLPGGQSITDVSFTGTFALSKEWSVTAFTQYERWLIPVLQPGPQRNGSAWITLTWNPKAESLLSRHK; the protein is encoded by the coding sequence GTGGCAATCGCACTGGTGTTGCTCATCATGCATCCGGAGATTGGGACTGCTCAGGACAATGCCTCTGTCTATGAGAGCAATCAACTTGGGAAAGATTGGGCACGATTGGATGCGTATGGCTCGACCAATGTGCCGATGGACAGTTGGGTCTATCCAGCTCTAGAGCGTTTGGCCAATCTCGGACTGATTCCTTCACAGAGCATCTCGATCCGGCCGTGGAGCCGTAATGAGTGCCGGCGCCAATTGCGGGAGGCAGAGTCAAATTATCTGACGATCTCGCCTGGTGACCGCGTGATGGACGAAGCTGAGGGGTTGATCTCGGACCTGAAACAGGAGTTCGATCTCGCAGCAGAGACACCGGCGGCGGAGGTGGAGTCCATCTATGCGCGGGTGGGTACGATTGCGGGGCCGGCATTATCAGATGGATTTCACTTCGGCCAGACGTGGCGGAACGACTATGGCCGGCCGCTTGGCCGTGGAAACAGCGCGCTTGCAGGATTTTCTGTCCGTGCCAATCATGGGCGGTTCTTTTTTTATGATCGCCAGGAGCTCCAGTACGGCCCGGGCAAAACGGCCATCACACCAGCCTTGTCAGAGCTCTTCAATCAATTGGACATGGCCCCGTTTGGTTCCGCTCCGGTAAATCCATTTCCGGTTTCGCCTGCGACCGGCGCGATTGTGCGTCAACGGCCGATCGAGTTGTATGCGGGATTCTCGTTCATGGGAGCGCAACTCTCATTCGGAAAGCAACAGCTTTACTGGGGACCAACCCAAAGCGGACCGTTTTCGTTTTCAAGTAATGCTGAACCAACCTATAACCTACGGCTGGTCTCCACGCGGCTCCGCGTGGTTCCGTTCCTGAATGGTGCGGTGACCTATCGTTACGATCTGGTCTTCGGAAAACTTTCGGGTCACAAGTTTCCGGCACGTCCTTACTTCAACGGGCAGAAAGTGGAATTGACCTTTCTGAATCATCTGGAGGTCGGCTTTACTCGATGGTCATTGCTATGGGGTGTGGGGCATCCGATGACGCTCGGAAGTCTGAAAAGAAATCTGGACAGTGGAGTCTCCACCGGAGCGACCTTTTTGTATGGCGACCGGACTGATCCGGGTGACCGGAAGGGGGGCTTTGATCTTCGGCTGCATGTGCCGGGACTGGAGAAATACCTTACGATTTACACGGACGGATTTGCCGATGATGACCCAAACCCGATCGATGCTCCACGCAGAGCCGCCTGGAGCCCGGGTTTTTATCTTTCGCAGCTGCCTTATCTCCGCCATATGGATCTTCGATTCGAAGTTCCCAGCTCGATGGAGATGAGTGAGGACGAAGGCGGTACCCGTTTCTTCATCAATAACCAGTACCGTGACGCCAATACAAACAAGGGTTTCCTGTTGGGGAACGCCGTGGGACGCGATGCACGTGCCTACGAGGTTTCCACAACGTACTGGCAGTCGGGGCGTACGACCTACACAGCACTCTTTCGCCATGTGCAGGGTGGCCGCATGTTGCCTGGAGGTCAGTCCATCACGGATGTATCGTTCACAGGTACGTTTGCTTTGTCGAAGGAGTGGAGTGTAACCGCGTTTACTCAATATGAGCGTTGGCTGATTCCAGTATTGCAGCCTGGTCCACAACGAAACGGAAGTGCCTGGATCACGCTTACCTGGAATCCAAAGGCGGAATCGCTGCTGTCCCGCCACAAATAG
- a CDS encoding PIG-L family deacetylase: MTTWKHCISYSLAAWLAFSPMAATAQAGPQPRYLSPEAYPLPLDRGASGLWQSLQKLKTRASLMMVVAHPDDEDGGMLAYESRGQGADTTLLTLNRGEGGQNVMTGDYWDQLGIMRTHELLAAGSYYGVHQNWTRVADYGFSKTLDEALKNWGHDRVLYDVVRQVRISRPLVITSVFAGNVSDGHGHHQTAGVMAQEAYKLAGDPNVFPDQIAAGLKPWSPLKVYARVPFARVTKQGIFDYATGKWEPVRFKNYVTGSWIEGVPSKTLEVPEGEYNALLGRSYLAVAREGLANQKSQNDGVGIPLPAQFNSPYHLYASRVSGDTLPATEKTFFDGIDISLSGIADYAPVADRAAWRKGLEELQQIVSEATESYSAANPSRSAAALARGLEKTRSLRNEITRSSLPEAAKYNILHELSIKEDQFNEALSQSLGVMLVASVNPVGEKPRMGPFGELRGNTLTYQFATPGQPVSVNVHIANQGTQNVAIDDLSVLSDSGDWKWSAQRKPAASMDAGQADDLTVEGVVPDNEPITKPYFSRPTLEQSYYNLDNPAYLGLPTMPYPVTARLQYSFHGVQASVTGTVQTTHRINGIGPVPEPLMIAPAISVLVSPEAGVIPSNNAKLTLKVTLRSNVKGPAEGELALNLPEGWTSSPRSASFSTARDGDEKNLSFDVTPKNVKLKPYTITAIAKYAGKEYKEGFTTVTWPGLRPYPSYRPATYRATGVDLKTPAGLKVGYIMGTGEDVPASLSDAGVQVTQLSAGDLASANLSGFDAVVIGIRAYANRPDLRANNNRLLEYVNNGGTVVVEYQTNEYDHNYGPYAISVPADAEKVVDETSTATILDSADPLLNWPNKITSADFNNWVEERGHGFARTWDPKFTALTEMHDDGQDAQKGGLLYAKYGKGQYIYTSFAFFRQIPEGIPGSFRIYMNLISASRNPAWKTSLAAAK, encoded by the coding sequence ATGACGACGTGGAAGCACTGCATATCCTACTCCCTGGCCGCATGGCTTGCGTTCTCTCCAATGGCGGCTACGGCGCAGGCAGGTCCGCAGCCCCGCTATCTCTCTCCGGAGGCCTATCCCCTTCCCCTGGATCGTGGCGCCTCCGGTCTGTGGCAGTCGCTGCAAAAACTGAAGACTCGCGCCAGCCTGATGATGGTTGTCGCTCATCCTGACGATGAAGACGGCGGCATGCTGGCCTATGAAAGCCGCGGCCAGGGCGCCGATACCACGCTGCTTACGCTCAACCGTGGAGAAGGCGGCCAGAACGTCATGACCGGGGACTACTGGGATCAGCTCGGCATCATGCGTACGCATGAGTTGCTCGCCGCGGGATCCTACTATGGGGTGCACCAGAACTGGACCCGGGTTGCCGACTATGGCTTTTCTAAAACGCTGGATGAAGCGCTGAAGAACTGGGGCCACGATCGCGTGCTCTACGACGTCGTACGCCAGGTGCGCATCAGCCGTCCGCTCGTCATTACCAGCGTCTTCGCCGGCAATGTCTCTGACGGCCACGGGCACCACCAGACCGCCGGTGTCATGGCGCAGGAGGCCTACAAGCTCGCCGGCGATCCAAATGTCTTTCCGGACCAGATAGCCGCAGGCCTGAAACCATGGTCTCCGTTGAAGGTCTACGCGCGCGTTCCCTTCGCCCGCGTCACCAAACAGGGCATCTTCGACTACGCTACCGGCAAGTGGGAGCCTGTGCGCTTCAAGAACTACGTCACCGGCTCGTGGATTGAAGGGGTTCCCTCCAAGACCCTCGAAGTTCCCGAAGGAGAGTACAACGCCCTCCTTGGGCGCAGCTATCTCGCGGTCGCTCGTGAGGGCCTGGCTAACCAGAAGTCACAGAACGACGGCGTCGGCATTCCCCTGCCCGCGCAGTTCAACTCGCCCTACCATCTCTATGCCTCGCGTGTGAGCGGCGATACGCTGCCTGCCACGGAGAAGACATTCTTTGACGGGATCGACATCTCGCTCTCCGGTATCGCGGACTACGCCCCTGTCGCCGACCGCGCAGCGTGGCGCAAAGGTCTCGAGGAATTGCAACAGATCGTCAGCGAAGCCACCGAGAGCTACAGTGCCGCGAACCCATCGCGGTCCGCAGCTGCACTCGCTCGCGGCCTGGAGAAGACGCGTTCTCTCCGGAACGAGATCACGCGCAGCAGCCTTCCTGAAGCGGCAAAGTACAACATCCTGCACGAGCTCTCTATCAAGGAAGATCAGTTCAACGAAGCGCTGTCTCAGTCCCTCGGCGTCATGCTGGTCGCCAGCGTCAATCCAGTGGGCGAAAAGCCGCGCATGGGGCCCTTTGGAGAACTACGTGGCAACACGCTAACGTATCAGTTCGCTACCCCCGGCCAACCGGTCTCGGTCAACGTCCACATTGCCAATCAGGGAACACAGAACGTAGCCATTGACGATCTCTCAGTCCTCAGCGATTCCGGTGACTGGAAGTGGTCTGCGCAAAGAAAACCCGCTGCTTCCATGGATGCCGGACAGGCAGACGATCTGACGGTAGAGGGTGTTGTCCCCGACAACGAACCCATCACCAAGCCTTATTTCAGCCGGCCCACGCTGGAACAGTCCTACTACAACCTGGACAATCCGGCCTATCTCGGACTTCCGACAATGCCCTACCCCGTCACTGCGCGCCTGCAGTACAGCTTCCACGGCGTGCAGGCAAGCGTGACAGGGACGGTACAGACAACACACCGTATCAATGGCATCGGTCCCGTTCCGGAGCCACTGATGATCGCGCCGGCCATCTCGGTGCTGGTCTCTCCGGAAGCAGGTGTAATCCCTTCCAACAACGCAAAGCTCACCCTCAAAGTGACGCTGCGCAGCAACGTCAAGGGTCCAGCCGAAGGAGAGCTTGCGCTGAACCTGCCCGAGGGCTGGACCTCGTCGCCACGCTCAGCATCCTTTTCCACCGCGCGTGACGGCGACGAGAAGAACCTATCCTTCGACGTCACTCCCAAAAACGTGAAACTGAAACCTTACACCATTACCGCTATCGCGAAGTATGCCGGTAAAGAGTACAAGGAAGGCTTTACCACGGTTACGTGGCCCGGGCTGCGGCCTTATCCGTCCTACCGCCCGGCAACCTATCGTGCGACGGGTGTGGATTTGAAGACGCCTGCCGGTCTAAAGGTCGGCTACATCATGGGCACCGGAGAAGATGTTCCTGCCTCGCTCAGCGATGCCGGCGTGCAGGTGACGCAACTCTCTGCTGGAGATCTTGCATCTGCGAATCTGAGCGGCTTCGATGCGGTGGTCATCGGCATCCGTGCCTATGCCAACCGCCCTGACCTGAGGGCCAATAACAATCGCCTGCTGGAGTATGTCAACAATGGCGGCACTGTAGTGGTGGAGTACCAGACCAATGAGTACGACCACAACTACGGTCCATACGCCATCTCTGTGCCGGCGGACGCCGAGAAGGTCGTAGATGAGACCTCCACGGCAACCATCCTCGACTCGGCCGATCCGCTATTGAACTGGCCTAACAAGATCACCAGCGCAGACTTCAACAACTGGGTGGAGGAGCGCGGCCACGGCTTCGCACGCACCTGGGATCCGAAGTTCACCGCCCTGACGGAGATGCATGACGACGGGCAGGACGCGCAAAAAGGTGGCCTGCTTTACGCCAAATACGGGAAGGGCCAATACATCTATACCTCGTTCGCCTTCTTCCGGCAGATTCCGGAGGGCATCCCGGGATCATTCCGTATCTACATGAACCTGATCAGCGCCTCTCGCAACCCGGCATGGAAGACTTCCCTGGCCGCTGCGAAATAA